A single Mangrovimonas sp. YM274 DNA region contains:
- the moaCB gene encoding bifunctional molybdenum cofactor biosynthesis protein MoaC/MoaB: MVDITHKIKTLRVATAQAVVKVSKQDTIDAIKNNMVPKGNVFEMSKTAGLFAVKNTHNIIPDCHPLPIEFTSVEFEIEDLDIKIDVTIKTIYKTGVEVEAMHGASVVALTLYDMLKPIDKQIEIGTIKLLDKKGGKSSFNNKHRSQLKACVFVCSDTISAGLKEDRAGKAIIEKLEQNDVAISKYEVIPDEIDIIREKTITNSENHNLIIFTGGTGLSFRDVTPEALEPILERRIPGIEEAIRSYGQERTPYSMLSRSVAGTLGDCLVLALPGSTNGAKESMDAVFPHLLHIFKILKGQQHE; this comes from the coding sequence ATGGTAGACATTACCCATAAAATAAAAACTTTAAGAGTTGCCACAGCCCAAGCTGTAGTTAAAGTAAGTAAACAAGACACCATAGACGCCATCAAAAACAATATGGTGCCGAAAGGAAACGTGTTTGAAATGTCCAAAACTGCGGGACTGTTTGCCGTAAAGAACACGCATAACATTATACCTGATTGCCACCCCTTGCCTATTGAGTTTACTTCTGTTGAATTTGAGATTGAGGATCTTGACATCAAAATTGACGTTACCATAAAAACCATTTATAAAACAGGGGTTGAAGTCGAAGCTATGCACGGCGCTTCGGTGGTGGCCTTGACACTTTATGACATGTTAAAGCCTATCGACAAACAGATTGAAATTGGCACGATTAAACTGTTGGACAAAAAAGGAGGCAAAAGCAGTTTCAACAACAAACATAGATCACAACTCAAAGCTTGTGTTTTTGTGTGTTCCGATACTATTTCGGCAGGCTTAAAAGAAGACAGAGCCGGAAAAGCCATCATTGAGAAACTCGAACAAAATGATGTGGCCATTTCCAAATACGAAGTGATTCCTGACGAGATTGATATTATAAGAGAAAAAACAATCACTAATTCCGAAAACCATAATCTCATCATTTTTACTGGAGGTACAGGATTATCATTTAGGGATGTTACTCCAGAAGCATTGGAACCTATTTTGGAGCGACGTATTCCTGGTATTGAAGAGGCCATCCGCAGTTATGGGCAAGAGCGCACGCCTTACTCCATGTTATCACGAAGTGTTGCAGGAACACTAGGGGATTGTTTGGTTTTGGCCTTACCAGGATCTACCAATGGCGCTAAAGAATCTATGGATGCCGTGTTCCCTCACCTTCTCCATATTTTCAAAATTTTAAAAGGACAGCAACACGAATAG
- the moaA gene encoding GTP 3',8-cyclase MoaA — MQKNDSILTDSFGRKHNYLRISLTEKCNLRCTYCMPANGVPLTPKSHLMTADEVFDIAKIFVENGVTKIRLTGGEPLVRKDFTDILKRLSTLPAKLSITTNAVLLDRFVEDFKTNGLQDINISLDTLNPEKFKLITRRNEFQKTYQNILLALEKGFNVKINVVLMKDFNDDEILDLIGLTKDLPISLRFIEFMPFDGNNWNKDKLVSQEEILTQVYEHFGTSKVATLENEDNFTSRNYKIKGFKGQFGIISTVTNPFCDSCNRVRLTADGKLKNCLFSNNETNLLTSLRNNESIEPLIQLALFKKKATRAGLTTFEAFNNTELHNNRSMITIGG; from the coding sequence ATGCAAAAAAACGATTCCATATTGACCGATAGTTTTGGTCGAAAGCACAACTATCTCCGCATTTCATTGACTGAAAAGTGCAATCTACGCTGTACTTATTGTATGCCAGCCAATGGCGTTCCATTGACTCCCAAAAGCCATTTAATGACGGCCGATGAAGTTTTTGATATCGCTAAAATATTTGTAGAAAATGGCGTGACCAAAATACGGCTTACAGGTGGTGAACCCTTGGTAAGAAAGGACTTTACAGATATCTTAAAACGTCTTTCAACATTACCTGCAAAACTGTCTATTACTACCAATGCCGTACTTTTGGACCGGTTTGTTGAAGACTTTAAAACTAATGGGCTTCAGGATATCAACATTAGTTTGGACACGCTCAATCCGGAGAAATTCAAACTGATTACCCGAAGAAATGAATTTCAAAAGACTTATCAGAATATCTTGCTTGCCTTGGAAAAAGGTTTCAACGTGAAAATAAATGTAGTCTTGATGAAAGATTTCAATGATGACGAAATATTGGATTTAATTGGTTTAACCAAAGACCTTCCTATCTCTTTAAGGTTTATTGAGTTTATGCCTTTTGATGGCAATAATTGGAATAAAGACAAATTGGTTTCCCAAGAAGAAATTCTTACTCAAGTGTATGAGCATTTTGGAACTTCAAAAGTTGCAACATTGGAAAACGAGGACAATTTCACTTCAAGAAATTATAAAATCAAAGGATTTAAGGGGCAGTTTGGAATCATTAGCACTGTTACCAATCCTTTTTGCGATAGTTGTAACCGTGTTAGATTAACTGCCGACGGAAAGCTTAAAAATTGCTTGTTTTCAAACAATGAAACGAATTTGCTCACATCCCTTAGAAATAACGAATCTATTGAACCTTTAATTCAATTGGCACTTTTTAAAAAGAAAGCTACTAGAGCCGGCCTAACCACTTTTGAAGCATTCAACAATACCGAACTCCACAACAACCGAAGCATGATTACCATTGGGGGTTAA
- a CDS encoding outer membrane beta-barrel protein, with protein sequence MLYTLPNPIKNKLGLFFILTFLWNAISYSQIEFEKGYFIDDAGTKTECLIKNSEWKYNPTDFKYKPTETSTIKTGKINSIKEFGIYNKVKFIKTVVDIDTSPVDIQNLDTKREPNFQKQELFLKVLLEGKATLYLHVEGLYRRYFFNIDQEPIAQLIHKEFRVSSNKINENNQFRQQLWNSLKCESLNFNTFKSLNYHKSDLIKLFTDYNHCHNSDSKIYKDKKKIDFFNLSLRPRINMSSLSIESKNSGYRNVEFDTKLSFGFGLEAEFVLPFNKNKWAIIVEPTYQYFKTDQTSETSEATGFAYGHVVTTVDYATLELPLGIRHYFFLNKNSKIFINGAFVFDLGINKSSIDYKINDTDLKHLDINTYMNMAFGAGYKLMDKFSLEIRYFTKREILAHYSFWSSEYQNISFIFGISIL encoded by the coding sequence ATGCTTTATACCTTACCCAACCCTATCAAAAACAAGTTAGGCCTATTCTTTATTCTTACTTTTTTATGGAATGCCATTAGTTACTCCCAAATAGAATTTGAAAAAGGATATTTTATTGATGATGCTGGAACTAAAACTGAATGTCTGATAAAAAATTCCGAATGGAAATACAACCCAACCGATTTTAAATATAAGCCTACAGAAACTTCCACTATTAAAACAGGTAAAATAAATTCAATTAAAGAATTTGGAATTTATAACAAAGTTAAGTTTATAAAAACCGTAGTTGATATTGACACTTCTCCGGTAGATATCCAAAATTTAGATACCAAAAGAGAACCAAACTTTCAAAAACAAGAACTTTTCTTGAAGGTCTTACTAGAAGGAAAAGCCACTTTGTATTTACATGTCGAAGGTTTATACAGGAGATATTTTTTTAATATAGACCAAGAGCCAATCGCGCAACTAATCCATAAAGAATTTAGAGTTAGTAGCAACAAAATAAATGAAAACAATCAGTTTAGACAACAATTATGGAATTCTTTAAAATGTGAAAGTCTAAATTTCAACACTTTTAAAAGTCTAAACTACCACAAAAGTGATTTAATCAAACTTTTTACAGATTACAATCATTGTCACAATTCGGACAGTAAAATTTATAAGGATAAAAAGAAAATTGATTTTTTTAATCTTTCACTGCGACCACGAATTAATATGTCCTCATTAAGTATTGAAAGTAAAAATTCTGGTTACAGAAATGTTGAGTTTGACACAAAATTAAGCTTCGGTTTTGGCCTTGAAGCAGAATTTGTTTTACCATTTAACAAAAATAAATGGGCAATTATTGTTGAACCCACATATCAATATTTTAAAACCGATCAAACATCTGAAACATCTGAAGCTACTGGTTTTGCTTACGGTCATGTAGTTACTACTGTTGATTATGCAACGTTAGAATTACCACTAGGAATTAGACATTACTTTTTTCTTAATAAAAATTCTAAAATTTTTATTAATGGAGCTTTCGTTTTTGATCTTGGCATAAATAAATCCTCCATTGATTACAAGATTAACGATACCGATTTAAAACATTTGGATATTAATACCTATATGAATATGGCCTTTGGAGCCGGCTACAAATTAATGGATAAATTTAGTTTAGAAATACGGTATTTTACCAAAAGAGAAATCTTAGCTCATTATTCGTTTTGGAGTTCTGAATACCAAAACATATCCTTCATATTTGGTATTTCCATTTTATAA
- a CDS encoding MFS transporter, with the protein MQERVKQRLALNTYFFFSGLTFATWASRIPSIKTYFNFNEAELGTILLAMPISSIIGLPVSGWLISKYNSRGPLVVAFVCFALALMAIGFVTTPFLLVVSICVFSFFMRIINISMNTQSITLQKKYEKRIVGSFHGLWSTGGLVGVGFSTLMVKLDVGMSVHLMIVSIITLVCSIVAYFFTLTNDKAPTGNKLILGKPDAFILYLGLLVFFAALCEGGMFDWSGVYFKEVVEAEVFTYGYLTFMTFMAMSRFFSDRLVELLGMPKTFAISAVSVAIGILISIIWPYFWPALFGFCLVGFGTASVFPMAFSLAGTSQKYSAGMAISIISTYGTLGMLIGPPMVGYLAHAFGLRYAFFVFVFSGLMLIPISRLFFNRK; encoded by the coding sequence ATGCAGGAAAGAGTTAAACAACGTCTCGCGTTAAATACCTATTTCTTTTTTTCAGGTTTAACCTTTGCTACTTGGGCATCCAGGATCCCTAGTATCAAAACATATTTCAATTTTAATGAAGCTGAATTAGGGACAATTTTATTGGCAATGCCTATAAGTTCAATTATTGGTTTACCGGTTTCTGGTTGGTTAATTTCCAAGTATAACAGTCGCGGGCCTTTGGTTGTAGCATTTGTATGTTTTGCCTTGGCGCTGATGGCTATAGGTTTTGTAACAACTCCTTTTTTATTAGTTGTAAGTATTTGTGTGTTTTCATTTTTTATGCGAATCATAAATATATCCATGAATACACAGTCTATAACATTACAAAAGAAATACGAAAAACGCATTGTAGGTTCTTTTCATGGATTATGGAGTACAGGAGGTTTGGTTGGGGTTGGATTTTCAACTTTGATGGTGAAATTGGATGTTGGAATGTCGGTACATTTAATGATTGTTTCTATAATTACCTTGGTGTGTTCTATTGTAGCTTATTTTTTTACCTTAACTAACGATAAGGCCCCGACAGGTAATAAATTAATTTTAGGTAAGCCTGATGCCTTTATCCTCTATCTAGGGCTTTTGGTGTTTTTTGCCGCCTTGTGTGAAGGAGGTATGTTCGATTGGAGTGGTGTATATTTTAAGGAAGTTGTGGAAGCTGAGGTATTTACTTACGGATATTTAACCTTCATGACATTTATGGCTATGTCCCGCTTCTTTTCAGATCGTTTGGTGGAATTGTTAGGGATGCCAAAAACCTTTGCAATTAGTGCCGTTAGTGTCGCGATTGGAATTTTGATTTCGATTATTTGGCCTTACTTTTGGCCAGCTTTGTTTGGATTCTGTTTAGTTGGTTTTGGTACGGCTTCCGTATTCCCAATGGCCTTCAGTTTGGCTGGAACTTCCCAAAAGTATTCGGCAGGAATGGCTATTTCCATAATTTCTACCTATGGAACCCTCGGTATGTTGATAGGTCCTCCAATGGTGGGGTATTTGGCTCATGCTTTTGGATTGCGATATGCCTTTTTTGTCTTCGTATTTTCCGGTTTAATGCTGATTCCAATTTCTAGATTGTTTTTCAATAGAAAATAG
- a CDS encoding META domain-containing protein, translating into MRPIYVFLTYLLITATACNNEKKEKSMDKEPISATSNSSPSKELEGTWEANYIMGAPKDFSEIYPHGAPKITFNLEKSTTSGNTGCNNFSAPLTINGNSIHFNEAMALTRKMCPDMTGETLFLDTLKKVSTFSISEQGQTLNLIIGDIGAMRFHKK; encoded by the coding sequence ATGCGTCCAATATATGTATTCTTAACCTATCTACTCATTACTGCGACCGCCTGCAACAATGAAAAAAAAGAAAAATCCATGGATAAAGAGCCAATTTCAGCAACATCAAATTCTTCGCCATCAAAAGAATTAGAAGGTACTTGGGAAGCCAATTATATTATGGGAGCGCCAAAAGATTTTAGTGAAATCTACCCACATGGAGCGCCAAAGATTACTTTCAATTTAGAAAAATCAACAACAAGCGGCAATACTGGCTGTAATAATTTTAGTGCACCGCTCACTATAAACGGTAACTCTATTCATTTTAATGAAGCCATGGCTCTTACCCGAAAAATGTGTCCTGATATGACAGGAGAAACACTTTTTCTTGATACCTTAAAAAAAGTGAGTACTTTTTCAATTAGTGAACAAGGGCAAACCTTAAACCTTATTATTGGTGACATTGGCGCCATGAGATTCCATAAAAAGTGA
- a CDS encoding MoaD/ThiS family protein yields the protein MAVIKYFGAVAEITQCTEEHIEVKNETLSDILEHLFKKYELQQLPIHIALNTNLVSIEAETVIANTDEIALLPPFAGG from the coding sequence ATGGCTGTTATAAAATATTTTGGTGCTGTCGCTGAAATTACGCAGTGTACAGAAGAACATATAGAAGTGAAGAATGAAACATTAAGTGACATCCTTGAACACTTATTTAAGAAATATGAACTTCAGCAATTGCCAATCCATATTGCTTTAAATACCAATTTAGTGAGCATTGAAGCCGAAACGGTAATAGCAAATACCGATGAAATAGCTTTATTACCACCATTTGCAGGAGGATAA
- a CDS encoding porin, translating into MLIKILYITLIGLLFCGHINAQEHSEATDSLQLVIKPYGSFRGHMAGFQKELEFQENGSRIGLTIDIKVKHVTFFMGSELQLKMFKGNLDFNADANLSSGFLIAETSQSQQVFGSRLGYLGFDLKKYGKLTFGKQWSVYYDVTGLTDYFNVFGGHGTPTYYAGTDGGTMGTGRADQAFVYRNSFGPFSLGLQMQARSATNDKFFDSYGGSLRVRFLKHFIVGAAYNKAYLNQDLIDSGLIFGLNNQPEYYAFGAQFKNKNLELAAVYSSQSNGDLTHGTIIDENSEVISPSVIFNATGFEFFGRYRHHKFVFIGGYNRYEPETENITAPDGQKPISSGFKTEDFILGLEYRPLNRAYFYSEYRISNGKTSLGVEQFNVFTIGIRINIEKTYRTKIKKLI; encoded by the coding sequence ATGCTAATAAAAATCTTGTACATAACTTTAATTGGACTGCTTTTTTGTGGTCATATAAATGCACAAGAGCATTCAGAAGCAACAGATAGCCTTCAGTTAGTCATAAAGCCCTACGGAAGCTTTAGAGGTCATATGGCAGGGTTTCAAAAGGAATTGGAATTTCAAGAAAATGGTTCAAGAATTGGCTTAACTATTGACATCAAAGTTAAACATGTTACCTTCTTCATGGGGAGTGAACTACAGCTTAAAATGTTTAAAGGCAATTTAGACTTTAATGCGGATGCCAATTTATCAAGTGGTTTTTTAATAGCGGAAACCTCACAGTCTCAACAAGTCTTTGGTAGTCGTTTGGGATATTTAGGATTTGACTTGAAAAAATATGGCAAACTAACTTTTGGAAAACAATGGAGTGTGTATTATGATGTTACAGGACTTACAGATTACTTTAATGTTTTTGGTGGACACGGAACGCCAACCTACTATGCAGGAACCGATGGAGGAACTATGGGAACCGGTCGTGCCGACCAAGCCTTTGTTTACAGAAATTCTTTTGGCCCCTTTTCTTTAGGCCTTCAAATGCAGGCTAGATCCGCCACAAACGATAAGTTTTTTGACAGCTATGGCGGCTCGTTAAGAGTTCGATTTTTAAAACACTTTATAGTTGGAGCCGCCTATAACAAAGCCTATTTAAATCAAGACCTCATTGATAGTGGTTTGATTTTTGGTTTAAACAATCAACCTGAATATTATGCCTTTGGAGCCCAATTTAAAAACAAAAACTTAGAGTTAGCAGCCGTATATTCAAGTCAATCTAATGGTGATTTAACACATGGAACTATTATTGATGAGAACTCAGAAGTTATTAGCCCCTCTGTGATATTCAACGCAACAGGATTTGAATTTTTCGGAAGGTATCGTCATCATAAATTTGTTTTTATTGGAGGCTATAACCGTTATGAACCTGAAACCGAAAACATCACCGCTCCAGATGGCCAAAAGCCAATAAGCAGTGGGTTTAAAACAGAAGACTTTATTCTTGGTCTAGAATACCGTCCATTGAATAGAGCTTATTTCTATTCTGAATATCGCATTTCTAATGGAAAAACCTCCTTAGGGGTTGAGCAGTTTAATGTTTTTACAATTGGGATTAGAATTAACATCGAAAAAACGTATCGAACAAAAATCAAGAAGCTCATTTAA
- a CDS encoding HesA/MoeB/ThiF family protein has product MNRYSRQINLPQVGISGQQKLTDAKILVVGAGGLGCAVLPYLTSAGIGTIGIIDGDTVDETNLHRQTLYAEEDINLNKAKTAAEHLKKNNSTVSIETYDAFLNGKNALDIIPKYDLVIDASDNLATRYLINDVCVLLDKPFIHGSVHQFEGQVTVCNYHNGPTYRCLFPEANGNVQNCEEAGVLGTTVGLIGMMQANEAMKLILGIGELLSGKLLVYNALTSSQHIFSFSKKQEPVIDKTFYTAQYLNTAVRNQSITEALQNDITLIDVRELGELPSVEHPNVLKLPLSTLALNLDSLNPENTYAVFCQSGVRSKQAANILKQQQFKSIICITDGAEAISKLLKNEKSIH; this is encoded by the coding sequence ATGAATAGATACAGCAGACAAATTAATTTGCCTCAAGTGGGCATTTCTGGGCAGCAAAAACTTACCGATGCCAAAATATTGGTTGTAGGGGCTGGTGGTTTGGGCTGTGCTGTATTGCCATATCTAACTTCGGCTGGAATTGGTACCATCGGTATTATTGATGGCGACACTGTTGATGAAACCAACTTACATCGCCAAACACTTTACGCTGAGGAGGACATCAACCTTAACAAAGCAAAAACTGCAGCAGAGCATTTAAAAAAGAACAATTCAACGGTATCTATTGAAACCTATGATGCATTTTTAAATGGCAAAAATGCTTTGGACATCATTCCTAAATATGATTTGGTAATTGACGCTTCGGACAATCTTGCTACTCGCTATCTCATCAACGATGTCTGTGTGTTGTTAGACAAGCCGTTTATCCACGGCTCGGTTCATCAATTTGAAGGACAGGTCACGGTATGTAATTATCACAATGGCCCTACGTATCGCTGTTTGTTTCCCGAAGCCAACGGCAATGTTCAAAATTGTGAAGAAGCAGGTGTTTTAGGAACTACTGTTGGCCTCATAGGAATGATGCAAGCCAATGAAGCCATGAAGCTGATTTTAGGTATTGGCGAACTGTTATCAGGAAAACTATTGGTGTATAATGCCTTGACCTCGTCACAACACATCTTTTCTTTTTCTAAAAAGCAGGAGCCAGTTATTGACAAGACATTTTATACGGCCCAATATTTAAACACTGCTGTAAGGAATCAATCCATCACTGAAGCACTTCAAAATGATATAACCCTTATTGACGTAAGGGAACTAGGAGAATTACCTTCTGTAGAACATCCAAATGTGCTCAAGCTTCCGCTTTCTACATTGGCATTAAATCTAGACAGTTTAAATCCTGAAAACACCTATGCTGTTTTCTGTCAAAGCGGGGTAAGAAGCAAGCAAGCAGCTAACATTTTAAAGCAACAACAATTCAAATCCATTATATGTATCACCGATGGCGCCGAAGCCATTTCAAAACTATTGAAAAATGAAAAAAGTATTCATTGA
- a CDS encoding acyltransferase family protein, translating to MFRYIEVQIIRSFTSIYLDSIKNHSKNRIHNLDSLRGFLAIMVVINHIAMLSQSLSLPNLSEFAFSQRGPQAVFVFFTLSGYLIIGLLFDERSKTGSINIKIFYIRRILRLYPVYYTVLFIGLSYYHIILPSLHIPFKINYNIWQALIWNVGFMPNVFTVLYNPGSILGVLWSIGVEEQFYLLVAPLLFLIPLKKYTKYLFLFSIAYFLIFHSNILPFLSQFSMLFFYMSTGGLIALLQRKGYKLHSNHPLVNTLVYLVFALYFTTNLFNFSNDVFKDVFELFLFNLLIINLAKAKLFKITSPFLNYLGKISYGIYMYHMFVVHFVLFVIIQTKKVIQLPSSLIVLILYVLSILGTFVLSHLSYQYFELRFLKLKKHFRSNARLIR from the coding sequence ATTTTTAGGTATATTGAGGTACAAATAATTAGATCATTTACATCTATTTACCTCGATTCTATAAAAAATCACAGTAAAAATAGAATCCACAACTTAGATTCCCTTAGAGGCTTCTTGGCCATTATGGTGGTTATTAACCATATCGCCATGCTTTCCCAATCATTAAGTTTGCCAAACCTTTCTGAATTTGCTTTTTCTCAACGTGGTCCACAAGCCGTATTTGTATTTTTCACTTTAAGCGGATACCTCATAATAGGGTTACTATTTGATGAAAGGAGCAAGACCGGCTCCATAAACATAAAAATTTTTTATATCCGACGTATACTAAGACTATATCCCGTTTATTATACCGTTCTTTTTATAGGGTTGAGTTATTACCATATTATTCTACCCTCCCTTCATATTCCTTTTAAAATCAACTACAATATTTGGCAAGCCCTGATTTGGAATGTTGGATTTATGCCTAACGTTTTTACAGTACTTTACAATCCTGGTTCTATACTTGGTGTTTTATGGTCCATTGGTGTTGAAGAGCAATTTTACTTATTAGTAGCCCCACTACTGTTTCTTATTCCCTTAAAAAAATATACCAAATATCTCTTTTTGTTTTCCATTGCTTACTTTTTGATTTTCCACTCTAACATCTTGCCTTTTCTGAGCCAGTTCAGCATGTTGTTTTTCTATATGTCAACCGGAGGCCTTATAGCTCTATTACAAAGAAAAGGCTACAAACTCCATAGCAATCATCCTTTGGTTAATACTCTTGTCTATTTAGTTTTTGCTCTATATTTTACAACCAACCTTTTTAATTTTTCAAATGATGTATTCAAAGATGTATTTGAACTCTTTCTTTTTAATCTTCTTATAATCAATTTAGCCAAGGCCAAACTTTTCAAAATCACCTCACCATTTCTTAATTACCTTGGAAAAATTTCCTATGGTATCTACATGTACCATATGTTTGTGGTCCACTTCGTCCTTTTTGTTATAATTCAAACGAAAAAAGTCATACAACTTCCCTCTTCACTCATCGTTTTAATCTTATACGTTCTATCAATTTTAGGAACTTTTGTCCTATCTCATTTGTCCTATCAATATTTTGAACTTAGATTCTTAAAACTAAAAAAACACTTTCGCTCCAATGCAAGACTAATCCGCTAA
- a CDS encoding molybdenum cofactor biosynthesis protein MoaE — MKKVFIDGPISPEFISESIRKHQTKTDIGAHNIFLGQVRADVVNNKTVAAIDFTCYEAMANEILADIREKAFKTFNLTCMHIYHSLGTVKAGEICFFVFVSAKHSSEVYEATQYLVDIVKKKVPLFGKEIFEDETHQWKTNK, encoded by the coding sequence ATGAAAAAAGTATTCATTGACGGTCCTATTTCTCCGGAATTCATTTCAGAATCCATTCGAAAGCACCAAACAAAAACCGATATTGGCGCCCACAATATCTTTTTAGGGCAGGTTCGTGCCGATGTGGTGAACAATAAAACCGTAGCCGCCATCGACTTTACCTGTTACGAAGCCATGGCCAATGAAATTCTTGCTGATATTAGGGAAAAAGCATTTAAAACCTTCAACCTTACCTGTATGCATATTTACCATAGTTTGGGCACTGTAAAGGCTGGAGAAATTTGCTTTTTTGTGTTCGTTTCGGCTAAACACAGTTCGGAAGTCTATGAAGCCACCCAATACTTAGTGGATATTGTAAAGAAAAAAGTGCCTCTGTTTGGAAAGGAGATTTTTGAAGACGAAACCCATCAATGGAAAACCAATAAATAA